Proteins from a single region of Eremothecium gossypii ATCC 10895 chromosome VI, complete sequence:
- the DCD1 gene encoding deoxycytidine monophosphate deaminase (Syntenic homolog of Saccharomyces cerevisiae YHR144C (DCD1)), whose amino-acid sequence MLVGISATYGSPWEVLLQHFEGHGFRRLRVEDFDGSWDKLEEHATRNYEAAHVIADVNAPGVLERLEKRPFFVHVSVDAPIDVRLAGSGDADHVTFMERAALHDSEAVVRATRRAAVQLYVGPGGGLRGRLAEALDELLGGPLAASPLRPAWDVYFMQLARLAASRSNCMKRRVGCVIVRACRVIATGYNGTPRHLRNCHDGGCARCNGGGSALHTCLCLHAEENALLEAGRERVGEGAVLYCDTCPCLTCSVKIVQTGITEVVYSQTYRMDSDSFKVLRAGGVKVRQLQDAVPPHFLVI is encoded by the coding sequence ATGCTTGTCGGCATATCCGCAACGTATGGCAGCCCATGGGAAGTCTTGCTCCAGCACTTCGAAGGCCACGGATTCCGCAGGCTTCGCGTGGAGGACTTCGATGGGTCGTGGGACAAGCTTGAAGAGCACGCTACGCGGAACTACGAGGCGGCGCATGTGATTGCAGATGTGAACGCTCCCGGCGTGCTTGAGCGGCTCGAGAAGCGCCCGTTCTTCGTGCACGTATCTGTAGATGCCCCGATAGACGTCCGGCTGGCGGGCAGCGGGGACGCGGATCACGTGACGTTCATGGAGCGTGCAGCACTGCACGACAGCGAAGCGGTGGTGCGCGCgacgcggcgggcggccgTGCAGCTGTATGTGGGGCCCGGGGGCGGGCTGCGGGGGCGCCTGGCGGAGGCGCTGGACGAGTTGCTGGGCGGACCCTTAGCGGCGAGCCCACTGCGGCCGGCGTGGGATGTGTACTTTAtgcagctggcgcggctCGCGGCCTCCCGTTCCAACTGCATGAAGCGGCGTGTCGGGTGCGTGATTGtgcgcgcctgccgcgTCATTGCCACCGGGTATAATGGGACGCCGCGCCACTTGCGCAATTGCCACGACGGCGggtgcgcgcgctgcaacggcggcggcagtGCGCTGCACACCTGTCTCTGCTTACACGCGGAGGAGAATGCGTTACTGGAGGCCGGGCGGGAGCGCGTGGGCGAGGGCGCGGTGCTGTACTGCGACACCTGTCCGTGTTTGACATGTTCGGTGAAGATCGTGCAGACGGGGATCACGGAGGTGGTTTACTCGCAGACCTACCGGATGGACAGCGACAGCTTCAAGGTACtgcgggcgggcggcgtCAAGGTCCGGCAGCTACAGGACGCGGTTCCGCCGCACTTTTTAGTTATATAG
- the APC1 gene encoding anaphase promoting complex subunit 1 (Syntenic homolog of Saccharomyces cerevisiae YNL172W (APC1)) has product MKPISQEDSHVLYHSAELGQVWLTNGREVEWYRENTCFRRFKFEERVLLAGFTRWESNQQSLVIVLRDYVQIYFLDDGDSHSIKLPFPVRGAHFYINGVLFEVQQDADHIGAETTSHKFITLSDPLMPFGSVSLASPQSDIDHYTMLHFPEQEVYGIAVLYNETKQVISFYSAEILNTKAMAAMPDPPIIFNKRKKSYGSLIPNDTMPMSSSAPRKRTAETHTCSPTTSSSSATNNNNSGYGGLTSTLMRRLTMNRRTASATGSAEQANSTNTPRASTHGTGVNAKVTHLRSSSATLDRMVISDASYNLPGQLGISSLSQDAVPQSVTSKDGLLTKITSSPVPCAFSEKVKVVSAKMDDRVTIVIYDRDRDWGRLWIFNLNSPLVGSMKFKAFGYSPMSLIKTVDIKQMLLLDICAYDSSYLPGVFALLLRDGITLFNPVLDAMSPTFPLGKGHNYKNIYAISPTNLFLEKGSYNIPPMTYPRSQTVRKYFEAIRYLVPPSVFPYVLSIWQFTRMLVKTRACKNHDILAFEYALASFLVTEDSPLYDETFRQIHSDPIFVRDSGIWEWLPKIVMCLHLLREELQLNVLQIQNVRRLDKLLSRLVTLMGWPVMWLDYYNCEREPIKPLDFEFTHPLDEPPSIFKSLYSVTKSSMMDVVPFITFSRLAEQETTAIDSLVTPRTHKLLKLFESLQAQPRVSTNILEQLNDLNIGQGEFETYPIGVYAPLRRFLHELEPTINKVDPHMNVSLITRSDLSNCIALMRGQPPKDRRESHGLQSNLKGRFKIKDIAELTGSILELRRGTETSLSSRSLDIFDRKENVFFDPGLFDEVLSMFTYSTPHKAYFPTLSGEYTKILKLKKHAAMISAYRAFTSGLGKAAFFYCAEEAINSKKTQRDELNLNFKFPMDGSKLSLSKDKFPEDFLKWAEFHRGVARGLSISKSVTNVTSSWINYNRPPWLDAQYGGFLLGLGLNGHLKVLEEWQLYNFLSPKHTHISIGLLLGICASMKSTMDLTLTKVLSVHIVALLPPGSSNLNIHHRVQTSGLIGVGLLYQSSQHRRMSDLLYSQITSFVTINDEQVPDEGYRLAAGIALGLVNMGTGNKGISSRDDMEGDEQMMDYEVDDPVASIPETFNVKNASGYIDPDIVEGLLKLVTTVHDVEESWMPDNSQLGATVSLLLMFLKSNCAVVAEKLSATGDDTKRGETWYIKPELFMYREWASNMVMWDNIQGNINWVIAVLDDAGRAPREIDSDMLPTYYIIAGRVLSVGIKFASTNDIELRDGLFAILDQFLPFYQYALGNTVDEQLMYKGISMLINVLIISLSLIMCGSGDVETFKRIRYLHNIVHGKGSYIYEIHKQNSSTGDEIDSGISAEQSGRVIDPLLQVEEITNPTNNATLDEGSESDGANSTHHLRDNENHYGKYMATSLSLGFLFLGLGRYAIKTTDLDSLSYLIISVLPTFMPPYYLQETKYLWCMSVDTRVLILKNSDTEELCEDVSLEIIVKSSKKDRNSGVVVHSCVSPCLLPPLDTIQSIKIDDPAYYPLVLSFDDECKAENYFSKECIIYVKERDEIDENVDPTTDPLEYMNNVKKELSKNLSIRDNIDPIVNPRQEEFLAQRLLSKLGLHDMTRIEFEDTVANQTGASEDNNYNLDMLCTSEDTDYRLELWRRRNGL; this is encoded by the coding sequence ATGAAACCAATCAGTCAGGAGGATTCACATGTGCTTTATCATTCAGCCGAGCTTGGCCAGGTGTGGCTCACCAATGGTAGAGAAGTGGAATGGTACCGAGAGAACACATGTTTTAGGCGGTTCAAGTTCGAAGAGCGTGTTTTACTCGCGGGGTTTACCCGCTGGGAATCCAATCAGCAATCGTTGGTCATAGTGCTACGAGATTACGTTCAAATATACTTCCTCGACGACGGGGATTCGCATTCTATCAAGTTGCCGTTCCCCGTACGAGGGGCACACTTCTATATCAATGGCGTGTTGTTCGAAGTGCAGCAGGACGCAGACCACATCGGCGCAGAAACGACGTCGCACAAATTCATCACGCTCTCGGATCCTTTGATGCCGTTTGGGTCTGTATCTTTGGCCTCACCGCAAAGCGACATCGATCACTACACCATGCTTCATTTCCCGGAGCAGGAGGTCTATGGCATAGCGGTGCTCTATAATGAAACCAAGCAGGTCATCAGCTTTTACAGCGCCGAGATCCTGAACACGAAGGCGATGGCTGCCATGCCCGACCCGCCCATCATATTCAACAAAAGGAAAAAGAGCTACGGCAGCCTAATCCCCAATGATACAATGCCCATGTCATCGTCCGCACCAAGAAAACGAACGGCGGAAACACATACATGCTCACCAACCACCAGCAGTAGCTCTGCTACAAACAACAATAACAGTGGCTATGGTGGGCTAACGAGCACTTTGATGCGGCGACTCACCATGAACAGACGAACCGCGTCGGCAACTGGGAGCGCGGAGCAGGCTAATTCTACAAATACTCCTCGCGCCAGTACTCATGGCACGGGTGTCAACGCTAAGGTCACTCACTTGCGGAGTTCCTCCGCTACGCTAGACAGGATGGTTATATCGGATGCTAGTTATAACCTGCCAGGTCAGCTGGGCATCAGCAGCCTGTCTCAGGACGCCGTGCCTCAATCTGTGACTTCGAAAGATGGGTTGCTAACTAAGATAACCTCTTCTCCCGTTCCGTGTGCGTTTTCGGAGAAAGTTAAAGTTGTATCCGCGAAGATGGACGATCGTGTCACAATTGTGATCTATGATAGAGATCGGGACTGGGGTCGATTATGGATCTTCAATTTGAATTCTCCACTGGTTGGGAGCATGAAATTCAAGGCCTTTGGATATTCTCCAATGTCTCTCATAAAAACGGTAGATATCAAACAAATGCTGTTATTAGATATCTGCGCATACGATTCGTCATATCTACCTGGTGTATTTGCCTTGTTGTTGCGTGACGGAATAACGCTCTTTAATCCAGTTCTGGATGCCATGTCTCCGACATTCCCACTTGGGAAGGGGCATAATTACAAGAATATTTATGCAATTTCGCCAACCAACTTATTCTTAGAGAAGGGTAGCTACAATATCCCACCGATGACTTACCCAAGAAGCCAGACCGTCAGGAAGTACTTTGAAGCTATACGTTACTTGGTACCGCCGTCAGTATTTCCCTATGTGCTATCTATCTGGCAGTTCACTAGGATGCTTGTAAAGACGCGTGCGTGTAAGAACCATGATATACTTGCCTTTGAATATGCTTTGGCTTCATTTTTGGTAACTGAGGACTCACCACTTTATGATGAAACCTTTCGACAAATCCATTCAGATCCTATCTTTGTTCGTGATAGTGGCATATGGGAGTGGTTACCCAAAATTGTAATGTGTCTCCATTTACTACGGGAAGAGCTACAACTAAATGTTCTGCAGATACAGAACGTACGGCGTTTAGATAAATTGCTTAGCCGACTGGTTACACTGATGGGATGGCCGGTGATGTGGCTTGACTATTACAACTGTGAAAGGGAACCAATTAAACCGTTAGATTTCGAATTCACGCACCCACTTGACGAACCTCCATCAATTTTTAAGTCTCTTTACAGTGTCACTAAAAGTTCTATGATGGATGTGGTACCTTTTATTACGTTCTCGCGATTAGCGGAACAAGAAACAACCGCAATTGACTCGCTTGTCACACCAAGAACGCATAAACTCTTGAAGTTATTTGAATCTTTACAAGCACAACCAAGAGTTAGTACCAATATTCTCGAACAGCTTAACGATTTAAACATTGGCCAAGGTGAATTCGAAACATATCCAATTGGCGTCTATGCTCCGCTAAGAAGATTCTTGCATGAACTCGAACCAACTATCAATAAGGTAGATCCTCACATGAATGTCTCGTTGATAACCCGCTCTGATTTAAGTAATTGTATTGCTCTGATGAGAGGCCAACCTCCGAAAGATAGAAGGGAATCTCATGGTCTACAGTCCAATCTCAAAGGCAGGTTTAAGATAAAAGACATAGCCGAGCTAACTGGCTCCATCCTAGAATTACGAAGGGGTACTGAAACATCTTTAAGCTCGCGGTCCTTGGATATATTTGATAGAAAAGAAAACGTGTTTTTTGACCCAGGACTATTCGATGAAGTTTTGTCAATGTTCACATATTCCACACCTCATAAGGCTTATTTCCCCACCCTCAGTGGCGAATACACCAAAATATTAAAGTTAAAGAAACATGCGGCTATGATATCCGCGTACAGAGCTTTCACCAGCGGGCTAGGTAAAGCTGCATTTTTTTACTGCGCAGAGGAAGCTATCAACTCTAAAAAGACGCAGAGAGATGAGTTAAACTTAAACTTTAAGTTTCCAATGGATGGAAGCAAACTTTCTTTGTCCAAGGACAAATTTCCAGAAGATTTCTTAAAATGGGCAGAATTCCACCGCGGTGTGGCGCGTGGCCTCTCCATTTCGAAGTCTGTTACCAATGTAACCAGCTCCTGGATAAATTACAATAGACCGCCATGGCTTGATGCACAGTACGGTGGGTTCTTATTAGGGCTTGGCTTGAATGGCCATCTAAAAGTGTTAGAGGAATGGCAGTTATATAACTTCCTCAGTCCAAAACACACCCATATTAGCATTGGTTTGTTGTTGGGGATATGTGCTAGTATGAAAAGTACTATGGACTTGACGCTAACAAAAGTTTTGAGCGTCCATATAGTGGCTTTGTTGCCCCCAGGATCCAGCAACCTAAACATACATCATCGCGTTCAAACTTCAGGATTGATTGGTGTTGGATTACTTTATCAAAGCTCTCAACACAGGAGAATGAGCGACTTGTTGTATTCTCAAATAACATCTTTCGTGACTATTAATGACGAACAAGTGCCTGATGAAGGATATAGATTGGCTGCTGGCATTGCACTAGGTTTGGTAAATATGGGTACTGGTAACAAGGGTATTTCTTCTAGGGATGATATGGAGGGCGATGAGCAAATGATGGATTATGAAGTTGATGATCCCGTAGCGTCTATACCTGAGACCTTTAACGTTAAAAATGCCAGCGGTTACATTGATCCTGACATAGTGGAAGGTTTACTAAAGCTTGTCACCACGGTACATGATGTAGAAGAATCATGGATGCCTGATAACTCGCAACTAGGAGCTACTGTGTCATTGTTGTTAATGTTTTTGAAATCTAATTGCGCAGTAGTGGCTGAAAAGCTCTCGGCTACTGGAGACGATACCAAGAGGGGCGAGACATGGTATATTAAACCAGAATTATTTATGTACAGAGAGTGGGCTTCCAACATGGTAATGTGGGATAACATTCAGGGGAATATTAATTGGGTTATAGCGGTTCTTGATGATGCCGGACGCGCGCCGCGTGAGATTGATAGCGACATGCTACCAACATACTATATTATAGCCGGGAGGGTCCTATCCGTCGGAATTAAATTTGCTTCCACCAACGATATCGAATTGCGCGATGGCCTATTCGCAATTTTGGACCAATTTTTACCATTTTACCAATATGCACTAGGAAACACAGTCGACGAACAGTTGATGTATAAGGGAATCTCTATGTTAATCAACGTATTGATTATTTCTTTGAGTTTAATTATGTGTGGGTCGGGAGACGTAGAAACGTTCAAGCGTATTAGGTACTTGCACAACATTGTCCATGGAAAAGGCTCGTACATTTACGAGATTCATAAACAGAACTCTTCGACTGGCGATGAGATAGATAGTGGAATCAGTGCAGAACAAAGTGGAAGGGTTATAGATCCCTTGTTACAAGTTGAAGAGATTACTAACCCAACAAATAATGCCACTCTTGACGAGGGATCTGAATCAGATGGAGCAAATTCCACTCATCATTTAAGAGATAATGAGAACCATTATGGGAAGTATATGGCTACTAGTCTATCACTCGGCTTCTTATTCTTGGGTCTGGGTCGTTACGCTATAAAAACAACTGACTTGGACAGCTTGTCATATTTGATTATCAGTGTCCTACCGACATTTATGCCTCCTTACTACCTCCAGGAAACCAAGTATTTGTGGTGCATGTCAGTAGACACCAGAGTCTTGATATTGAAAAATTCCGACACAGAAGAACTATGCGAGGACGTGTCATTGGAGATTATAGTGAAGAGTTCTAAAAAAGATCGCAACTCAGGAGTAGTTGTTCATTCATGCGTTTCGCCTTGTCTATTACCACCATTGGATACAATTCAGTCCATAAAAATTGACGATCCTGCATATTACCCCTTAGTACTCTCGTTTGACGACGAATGTAAAGCTGAGAACTATTTCAGCAAGGAGTGTATCATCTATGTCAAGGAGCGTGATGAAATCGATGAAAATGTGGATCCAACGACTGATCCTTTGGAGTACATGAATAATGTTAAAAAAGAGCTTTCGAAGAACCTATCAATACGAGATAATATCGATCCGATCGTTAATCCTCGTCAAGAAGAATTTCTAGCACAAAGACTACTTTCCAAGTTAGGTTTACACGATATGACAAGGATCGAATTTGAAGATACGGTAGCCAACCAAACTGGTGCCTCTGAAGACAATAACTACAACCTCGATATGTTGTGCACCTCTGAGGACACTGACTACAGGTTGGAACTATGGAGAAGGAGGAACGGCTTGTAA
- the FMP41 gene encoding Fmp41p (Syntenic homolog of Saccharomyces cerevisiae YNL168C (FMP41)) has product MSYQYLKQVRKIVCIGRNYAAHIRELNNPLPDSLVYFLKPTSSLVTPVDAAVPTAPEDPSHVLRADGTNPGPILVPQGVEVHHEVELALVLGKRLSNLLPSEFGPEDVYGAISGVALALDLTGRNLQAESKRKGLPWTAGKGFDTFTPISAFVPREALPSRDLQNSFTLRCAVNGVQRQDASTALMLTPMHQLLQQLSAVMTLEPGDIVLTGTPAGVGPIIPGDHISASLLQDKKQLAAFAFDVRTRPGPYMYNSKL; this is encoded by the coding sequence ATGTCGTACCAGTATCTGAAGCAGGTCCGCAAGATTGTATGCATAGGTAGGAACTATGCCGCCCACATCCGGGAGCTAAATAACCCCTTGCCAGATAGCCTGGTCTACTTCCTTAAACCGACGTCAAGCCTCGTCACCCCTGTCGATGCGGCCGTTCCCACGGCACCAGAGGACCCCAGCCACGTTCTTCGCGCGGACGGAACCAACCCCGGTCCGATTTTAGTTCCTCAGGGGGTCGAGGTCCATCATGAAGTGGAGCTGGCACTGGTGCTCGGCAAGCGGCTCAGTAACCTTCTTCCAAGTGAGTTCGGCCCCGAGGATGTATACGGCGCCATCAGCGGCGTGGCGTTGGCTCTCGACCTGACGGGGCGCAACCTCCAGGCCGAGTCCAAGCGCAAGGGCCTGCCGTGGACCGCCGGAAAGGGCTTCGACACCTTCACGCCGATCTCCGCGTTCGTTCCGCGGGAGGCCCTGCCCAGCCGCGACCTGCAGAACAGCTTCACGCTGCGGTGCGCCGTCAACGGCGTGCAGAGGCAGGATGCAAGCACCGCGCTGATGCTCACACCGATGCACcagcttctgcagcagctctcCGCCGTGATGACTCTCGAGCCAGGCGACATCGTGCTCACCGGCACACCGGCGGGAGTGGGCCCCATAATCCCCGGCGACCACATTTCCGCCAGCCTCCTGCAAGATAAGAAACAGCTCGCTGCATTCGCCTTTGATGTCCGTACCCGCCCAGGCCCTTATATGTACAACAGCAAGCTCTAG
- the SKO1 gene encoding Sko1p (Syntenic homolog of Saccharomyces cerevisiae YNL167C (SKO1)), translated as MERNTVHQHVSSFDLEPNPFEQSFASTKKEVGGPGRPLLQQGPPPGHALLGLANGGASDVSQAAAVAGPQKSPMRYHLHTHKPPMIQSPPILTPGGSHRLPAMLLSPQVLQPHNAQTESLLQAPGQAHLPALSPLLPGGPHNGQTTPSFLMGLTKTGLTPNESSIRTGLTPGILNGGQHTSLPLPNGGQFTPGMSSMLSSMPLTNDTRTPGGGGAASHPHSLSTVLEVPTSTSNSVAEIPMGGSSNPVTGNISLELPPERVKNTLASNRKRSLSNDDAIHGIQNTSDGSTNSNNKKKTKKSQSAPAEDPELDERDRKRKEFLERNRLAASKFRKRKKEYIKKIETDLQFYETEYNDLTSFIDSLAGLTGSAKGMGQASSDISLLKLLKQSLMRQDIARAMALVNQIEQHMISTKYIQRNGRNPRLEEDQSQQKQVNVVNGNAATAGVGSNVSEVRTPSSTIGTQPYNSGSTTGLTNATYASMIKHDGI; from the coding sequence ATGGAGAGAAATACGGTCCACCAGCACGTATCGTCGTTTGACCTGGAGCCGAACCCATTTGAGCAGAGTTTTGCATCCACCAAGAAGGAGGTGGGCGGGCCCGggcggccgctgctgcagcagggGCCGCCGCCCGGGCACGCGCTGCTGGGGCTGGCCAATGGCGGAGCATCGGATGTGTCGCAGGCAGCAGCAGTCGCGGGGCCGCAGAAGTCGCCCATGCGGTACCACCTCCACACACACAAGCCGCCGATGATCCAGTCGCCGCCGATCCTGACGCCAGGGGGGTCGCATCGTCTGCCGGCGATGCTGCTCTCGCCACAGGTGCTGCAGCCCCACAACGCGCAGACTGAGTCATTGCTCCAGGCACCTGGCCAAGCACACCTGCCGGCCTTGAGTCCGCTGCTCCCGGGCGGCCCCCACAACGGGCAGACGACGCCGAGCTTCCTGATGGGGCTGACCAAAACGGGGCTGACGCCGAACGAGTCTAGCATAAGGACAGGTCTGACCCCTGGAATTCTGAACGGCGGCCAGCACACGTCACTGCCCCTACCCAACGGCGGGCAATTCACACCCGGCATGTCGTCGATGCTGTCCTCGATGCCGCTAACGAACGACACACGCACCCCGGGTGGTGGGGGTGCCGCATCACATCCGCATTCATTATCCACTGTGCTGGAAGTTCCGACCTCGACGTCGAACTCGGTCGCAGAAATACCCATGGGCGGCTCATCGAACCCGGTCACCGGTAACATCTCCCTTGAGCTTCCTCCTGAGCGGGTAAAAAACACACTGGCCAGCAACCGTAAGCGGTCGCTCTCCAACGATGATGCCATACACGGTATTCAGAATACAAGCGATGGCAGCACCAACAGCAACAATAAAAAGAAGACGAAGAAGTCTCAGAGCGCCCCTGCCGAGGACCCCGAACTCGACGAGAGAGATCGCAAGCGCAAGGAATTTCTCGAAAGAAATAGATTGGCCGCATCGAAGTTTAGGAAGCGCAAGAAGGAATACATCAAGAAGATCGAAACAGATCTCCAATTCTACGAGACAGAATACAATGACCTTACCTCCTTTATCGATAGTCTCGCGGGCTTAACAGGCAGCGCCAAGGGGATGGGCCAGGCCTCATCGGATATATCGTTACTCAAGTTGTTGAAGCAGTCCTTAATGAGACAGGATATAGCTAGGGCAATGGCGCTTGTGAACCAAATAGAGCAGCACATGATTTCTACCAAATACATACAACGAAATGGGAGGAATCCGAGACTAGAAGAGGACCAGTCACAACAGAAACAGGTTAATGTTGTGAACGGAAACGCTGCCACTGCTGGTGTCGGTTCAAATGTCAGCGAAGTACGGACCCCCTCCTCCACGATCGGTACGCAACCATATAACAGTGGCTCCACCACTGGTCTCACTAATGCGACGTACGCTTCCATGATTAAGCACGACGGCATCTGA
- the PSD1 gene encoding phosphatidylserine decarboxylase 1 (Syntenic homolog of Saccharomyces cerevisiae YNL169C (PSD1)) produces the protein MLGFGGNKLVHRSRGMRLNMNITSNSLLVARRGLDAGLRLKRKTNEFIWNSKSYYSTAKEHSKQHRAGAMRFAAASGGRNFMKTKWVVMTGVTLVLGSLILSQKRHSERDEDKQADAKQKPKIRIFNNNWFFFCYSTLPLNAMSRMWGQVNSVALPVWLRPWGYKLYSVIFGVKLDEMDDPDLTHYQNLSQFFYRMIKPECRPIDERENVVVCPSDGTVLQLGIIDSESGDIEQIKGLTYSVKEFLGTHSHPMITRSSSSDSLCQNEHDDTKHREFARINNIPYSLQDIIGDTPGTQGEDAHIQLIQYESEGDKVLNNSNIPPSKVVKLLSELSTHYVGKLAANDPSHTQLYFAVIYLSPGDYHHYHSPVNWVCKLRRHFPGELFSVAPYFQRNFPNLFILNERVALLGHWKHGFFSMTPVGATNVGSIKLNFDKELVTNSRSNRHLKPHTCYEATYETASKILGGVPLVKGEEMGGFMLGSTVVLCFEAPSNFKFDIHVGDAVKMGQSLGQIN, from the coding sequence ATGCTGGGCTTTGGAGGAAATAAGCTGGTTCACCGGTCCAGAGGCATGAGATTGAACATGAACATCACTAGCAATAGCTTGCTGGTGGCACGTAGAGGGCTCGATGCTGGCCTGCGGCTCAAGAGGAAGACGAACGAGTTCATCTGGAATTCCAAAAGCTACTACTCGACAGCGAAGGAACACAGTAAGCAGCATCGGGCCGGAGCCATGCGGTTTGCTGCGGCCTCTGGGGGGCGGAACTTCATGAAAACCAAGTGGGTGGTGATGACGGGTGTGACGCTGGTGCTGGGCTCGTTGATTCTGAGTCAAAAGCGGCATTCTGAGCGCGACGAGGACAAGCAGGCGGATGCCAAGCAGAAACCCAAGATCCGCATCTTCAACAACAACTGGTTTTTTTTCTGTTATTCCACGCTTCCCTTAAATGCGATGTCTCGCATGTGGGGCCAGGTAAACTCTGTGGCACTGCCAGTGTGGTTGCGTCCGTGGGGCTATAAGCTCTACTCGGTCATCTTCGGCGTTAAGTTGGATGAGATGGACGATCCGGACCTCACGCACTATCAAAATCTCTCCCAGTTCTTCTACAGGATGATCAAGCCCGAGTGCCGGCCGATCGATGAACGCGAAAATGTAGTAGTCTGCCCTAGCGATGGCACAGTTTTGCAATTAGGCATTATCGACTCGGAGAGCGGTGATATCGAGCAAATCAAGGGATTGACATATTCGGTGAAAGAATTCCTTGGTACACATTCTCATCCGATGATCACGCGCAGCTCTTCGAGCGATAGCCTATGTCAAAACGAACATGATGATACCAAACATAGAGAGTTTGCGCGCATAAACAACATTCCGTATTCTCTACAAGATATTATTGGCGATACCCCCGGGACTCAAGGTGAGGATGCTCATATCCAACTTATTCAATACGAAAGCGAAGGCGACAAAGTTCTCAACAACTCGAATATCCCTCCTTCCAAGGTTGTGAAACTATTGAGCGAGTTATCCACGCATTATGTGGGTAAATTGGCCGCTAATGACCCTAGCCATACGCAGTTGTACTTTGCTGTGATATATTTGTCCCCTGGTGATTACCATCACTATCATTCTCCTGTGAACTGGGTTTGCAAATTGCGCCGGCATTTTCCAGGAGAGTTGTTCTCGGTGGCACCATACTTCCAGAGAAACTTCCCAAACTTGTTTATTCTCAATGAACGCGTTGCATTATTGGGACACTGGAAACATGGGTTCTTCAGTATGACCCCCGTTGGTGCCACTAATGTCGGATCCATTAAATTGAATTTTGACAAAGAGTTGGTTACGAACTCTAGATCTAACCGGCATCTAAAGCCGCACACATGCTATGAGGCAACATACGAGACCGCCTCGAAAATTCTTGGTGGTGTGCCGCTAGTAAAAGGTGAAGAAATGGGTGGCTTCATGTTGGGCAGCACTGTTGTCTTATGTTTTGAAGCCCCTAGTAATTTCAAATTCGACATCCACGTTGGCGATGCCGTGAAAATGGGCCAGTCACTGGGCCAAATAAACTGA